From the genome of Nicotiana sylvestris chromosome 1, ASM39365v2, whole genome shotgun sequence:
cacatggtgtgcaaattgaataagagtctttatggattgaagcaggcaccaaggcagtggtacatgaagtttgattcattcatgaaaagtcaaacatacctaaagacctattctgatccatgtgtatacttcaaaagattttctgagaataactttattatattgttgttgtatgtggatgacatgttaattgtaggaaaagacaaggggttgatagcaaagttgaaaggagatctgtccaagtcatttgatatgaaggacttgggcccagcacaacaaattctagggatgaagatagttcgagagagaacaagtagaaagttgtggctatctcaggagaagtacattgaacgtgtactagaacgcttcaacatgaagaatgctaagccagtcagcacacctcttgctggtcatctaaagttgagtaagaagatgtgtcctacaacagtggaggagaaagggaacatggctaaagttccttatgcttcagcagtcggaagcttgatgtatgcaatggtatgtactagacctgatattgctcacgcagttggtgttgtcagcaggtttcttgaaaatcctggaaaggaacattgggaagcagtcaagtggatactcaggtacctgagaggtaccacgggagattgtttgtgctttggaggatctgatccaatcttgaagggctatacagatgctgatatggcgggtgacattgacaacagaaaatccactactggatatttgtttacattttcagggggagctatatcatggcagtctaagttgcagaagtgcgttgcactttcaacaactgaagcagagtacattgccgctacagaaactggcaaggagatgatatggctcaagcgattccttcaagagcttggattgcatcagaaggagtatgtcgtctattgtgacagtcaaagtgcaatagaccttagcaagaactctatgtaccatgcaaggaccaaacacattgatgtgagatatcattggattcgagaaatggtagatgatgaatctctaaaagtcttgaagatttctacaagtgagaatcccgcagatatgctgaccaaggtggtaccaaggaacaagttcgagctatgcaaagaacttgtcggcatgcactcaaactagaagacagtgctacctcctctagatgaatgagactggagggggagattgatgatgtccatctcattgaagaagtattaggcatgtgcctaataagagttttctttggtttggtagccaaccttgttgacttggtttggttggtagccaaccttgttgaattagtttggtttggtagccaaccttgttgaatttctttggtttggtagccaactttgttgaattgtgaaaagtgtgtgtaaattgtcaaatattgtaggctttagagggtgaagctttggctataaaaggagagcttcaactctcatttctacacaccaacaaagagagaaagaaagagtaaggtttcacagacaaggtataagaaaatagtctgtgaggaaaatagagagtgagcgatattgtagtgaggtgggaatatcaaaagagggttatttcttttgagtgttgtagtggtctttggagtatttacctccgacctacaaagttgtaaaattccttactatagtgatatcagttgctcctctcggggtcgtggtttttttcccttattcagaagggttttccacgtaaaaattttggtgtcattgttactcttttattcttgttaattaccgtatctcggtgctacattattattccgctttattaccgtgaatattattttggtaaggggtttattcccaacatttTTCTCCAAGAGTTTAAAAGTTCAATTCAAAAGTTTTTGTGGTAAATATTTGAGATTATTAGATGACgagaatttaaaaaaataatgtcATAACCTTGAATATTTCTTAAGATATAATAGTAACTCTAATATTGATGAATtaaacttatttttaaaattaaagtgTTATGGAAAATAGTAAGCAGAAAATAACTCGACATAAGCATTTTTCTTTTATGTCTTACAGAGAAGCTATCTTGGAAAATCTACCTTCCTCAAAAAATTTGTTATTATGTGAGATATTTAACTCTTACAGCGAGTTGACTGAATATTTAGCGTAACCACATTTCACAATTTCATGATAAAGAATTGAAAATCAAAACAATATGTCCCAAATATAGTATTTTATTGCAAACCAGTACTAAACTGCACACACCAATGACACaagagaatcaaagaagaaaaattaaGGAAATACAGAAACGATAATACCAAAAGCAATCTTCTTAATTCACTACTCCCTTAATCTTTTGCATTGTTCTTGCACTCATTTGTTGAAACAGGGATCCATGTAAAGCCCAAAGATTGGAATTTTTCGTGCGTTATGTGGTCAACTGATTTTGCCATATCCTCAGTCAAAAGATTCTTCCAATCTCCTATTTCTCCTTTTCGAAAAAACGCACTGTTCTTGACTCTAAAAGTATTTGGGTGAATCCAGCCGCTCTTATTCACCTCTAAATTGCTCAAACTTTCAAAATGACAGCGTGCCACTATTTTTTCAGCTACCCCTTGATTCTCTTCCTCTGTAGAGAATGGTTTACCCATGAATTCCGCCAATTTCTTTACATAGCACAACGTGTTGCTCTTCAAGTCTTCATACTTTAAGAAGAACACTCTCTCTGGTCTATCTACACTACTTGCTATCCAGTAATCCAAAACATGGTTCCAGTACGGTCCACATGACGATTTGCCTTCACAAAACCACTTGAATTCCTGTTCGAATGGAACAACCTCTGCTTTGAATGCATCGGCGCTTTCTTTAACCTTTTGCATGTAATGCCACCAAGAAACAAAAGTGTCTTTTGGTTCCCTACATATGTAAATGATTTTGCAATCAGATTCTAATATAGATGGTGGTAAGCAAGTATAAGGGAGATGTGTAGCCAACAACGGGAACTCTGTTTCTACTAAAGTAGGATTCGTGAAACTGTCAACTTCAACAGTCGGCACGCACTCGTGGGGTTGCttggttagcaaaggatttgTGGAATCATCATCAGAAAAACGATCTCTGGTTATAATGGAAAAGGTCAAGGCTTTAAGCCAAGTGGTACCTGTTTTTGGATAACTGCAGAGGAAAATATCAGAGGGTTGAGCCTTGAAGTTTTCTTGCATGGATAAAGTTTGTCTTAAGTAGCGAAAAGGGAACCAGA
Proteins encoded in this window:
- the LOC104214087 gene encoding flavonol sulfotransferase-like, which translates into the protein MSSSFSSKASRLSANYGSENSEKMMSMKFEEIISTLTKRETLYPCRDHYQYKGFWFPFRYLRQTLSMQENFKAQPSDIFLCSYPKTGTTWLKALTFSIITRDRFSDDDSTNPLLTKQPHECVPTVEVDSFTNPTLVETEFPLLATHLPYTCLPPSILESDCKIIYICREPKDTFVSWWHYMQKVKESADAFKAEVVPFEQEFKWFCEGKSSCGPYWNHVLDYWIASSVDRPERVFFLKYEDLKSNTLCYVKKLAEFMGKPFSTEEENQGVAEKIVARCHFESLSNLEVNKSGWIHPNTFRVKNSAFFRKGEIGDWKNLLTEDMAKSVDHITHEKFQSLGFTWIPVSTNECKNNAKD